The following is a genomic window from Streptomyces sp. NBC_01381.
GCTGCCACTTGCCGGCCGCGAAGGCCTCTTCGCCGATCTCGGCGCGGATCGCGTCCAGTTCGGCGGCGGCGACCTCGCGGGCAAGCTCGGCCGTGGCGGTCTGGCCCGTCTCGAAGACGACGCCCGCGTTGATCCACTGCCAGATCTGCGAGCGGGAGATCTCGGCGGTGGCCGCGTCCTCCATCAGGTTGAAGATGGCGACGGCGCCGAGGCCGCGGAGCCAGGCCTCGATGTAACGGATGCCGACCTGGACGGCGTTGACCAGGCCGTCGTACGTGGGCTTCGCGTCGAGGGAGTCGATGGCGATCAGGTCGCCGGGGGCGACGCTGACGTCCTCGCGCAGGCGGTCCTTCTGGTTGGGCTTCTCGCCGAGCACCGCGTCGAACGAGGCCATCGCGATCGGGACCAGGTCCGGGTGCGCGACCCAGGAGCCGTCGAAGCCGTCGCCCGCCTCGCGGTCCTTGTCGTTCTTGACCTTCTCGAAGGCGACCTTGTTGACCTCCGCGTCCTTGCGGGACGGGATGAACGCGGCCATGCCGCCGATCGCGTGCGCGCCGCGCTTGTGGCAGGTGCGGACGAGGAGTTCGGTGTACGCCCGCATGAACGGGGCGGTCATCGTGACCAGGTTGCGGTCCGGCAGGACGAACTTCGAGCCGCCGTCACGGAAGTTCTTGACGATGGAGAAGAGGTAGTCCCAGCGGCCCGCGTTGAGGCCCGACGCGTGGTCGCGCAGCTCGTAGAGGATCTCCTCCATCTGGTACGCGGCCGTGATCGTCTCGATGAGGACCGTGGCGCGGACGGTGCCCTGCGGGATGCCGACGTAGTCCTGGGCGAAGACGAAGATGTCGTTCCAGAGGCGGGCCTCCAGGTACGACTCCGTCTTCGGGAGGTAGAAGTACGGGCCCTTGCCGAGCTCGATCAGCTTCTTGGCGTTGTGGAAGAAGTAGAGGCCGAAGTCGACGAGGGCGCCGGGGACCGGGGTTCCCTCGAACTGCAGGTGGCGTTCGTCCAGGTGCCAGCCGCGGGGGCGCATGACGACGGTGGCGAGCTCGGACGCGTCCTTCAGGGCGTACGACTTGCCGCTGCGCTCGTCGGTGAAGTCGATGCGGCGGGCGTAGGCGTCGGAGAGGTTGACCTGACCGAGGACCACGTTCTCCCAGGTGGGAGCCGATGCGTCCTCGAAGTCGGCGAGCCAGACCTTGGCGCCCGAGTTCAGGGCGTTGATGGTCATCTTGCGGTCGGTCGGGCCGGTGATCTCGACACGGCGGTCGTTGAGGGCGGCCGGAGCGGGGGCCACCTTCCAGGAGTCGTCCGCGCGGATCGGCGCGGTCTCCGGCAGGAAATCGAGCGTGGAGGTGCGGGCGATCTCGGCGCGGCGCTCGGAGCGGCGGGTGAGGAGCTCGTCACGGCGGGGCGTGAAGAGCCTGTGCAGCTCGGCCACAAAGGCGAGGGCCGCGTCGGTGAGGACCTCCTCCTGCCGCGGCAGAGGCTCCGCGTCGACGATGGCCAGCGGGGACTGCGCTGGTGCGGACATGAGCTGTCACTTCCTTCAGCGAGCTTCACGCGCAGGTGCCGTGGCTGCCGCCGGGCATTCTCAGTGACACTCAGTGCCACAGGAGCCGAGATACGGCCGCGGGCCCCACGTGAGGGAACGGGTGCTTCTGAACAGTGGATACTAGTTTCCTCATGGTGGAAGTTCAATCGTTTGTTGATGTCGAGATTCTCCTCATCAACAGAACGTGTCGCTGAGTGCCATGCCGGTCACTCCAGGTGGATCAGGTCGGAGGGGGTGTCGATGTCGTACGCACGGGCCACGTCCCCGCACTCGACGAGCACGATTTCCCCGGCGTGTTCCTTCAGATAGGCGCGCGCCCCGCGGTCACCCACCGCACTTGACTCGATGCCCGCCCAGTGGTCGGCGCCGAAGAGCACCGGGTGGCCGCGCTCCCCGTCGTAGGCGGCGGCCGCGAGGGTCGCCGGCGAGCGGTAGGCGGCGTGCACGCGGGCGATCGCCGCGGGGCCGATGCCCGGCTGGTCGACGAGCGAGACGAGGGCGGCGCTCGCGCCGGCGCCGCGCAGTGAGCGCAGGCCCGCCCGCAGCGAGGAACCCATCCCTTCCTCCCAGTCCGGGTTGTCGACCAGGACGCAGCCGGGGAGCGAGGCCTTCTCGCGTACGACATCGGCGTCGGCGCCCAGCACGACGTGCACGCGGGTGCAGCCGCCCTCGCGCAGGACGCGGACCGCGTGCTCCACGAGGGGGCGGCCCTGGTGGTCGAGGAGGGCCTTCGGGCGGCCGCCGAGACGGCGGCCGCCGCCGGCGGCGAGGAGGAGCCCGGTGATGTTCATGTCCTGCGGGTCGATGTTCTGCGGATCGGTCGTGGCTGGATCGGTCATGGCTCCTGCATACCGCACCGCGGGCCGGGTCTTCCGGCCGCGAAGTGGCGCGTCCCGCTTCCTGTGGCGTTTACTGGCCCGCGTCCCCCTGGTGTCTGACCAACACCTGTGCGGGGGCGGCACGAACTGCACGAGAACACGCGCACGACGGCGTGCGAGGGGGAGAGCTGTGTTGCAGAGCATGGGGCAGAGGCGAGTGACCGGCAGCGACGAGGATCCGCGAGTGGCGGAGCTGCGTACCGCGGTGGCGCGGCTGCGCCGCGAACTTGCCGCGCATCCGGCCGAGTTCCCCGACCGGGGCATCGCCGAGGACGAGTTGGCGGCGTTGGCCGCGATGGCGGTGAGTGGTGCGCCGGAGGCGCCTCGGTTGCGGCGGTCGCTTTTGCTGGTCGCGGCTGCGATTGGCTCGGTGAGCGCCTTGTCCGCGGGGCTCTCGGCGGTGCGGGGTGCGGTGGACCTCTTCGGGGAGCAGGGCCGGGGGTAGTCCCGAATCCCCGCCGCTCCGCGGCGGGTTTCCCACCCGCCCACCCGACTACCCCGCAGTCGCCCGTCCTCGTTGTGGGCAGGCGTTCCTGATTACCCCGCGGTGCGGGGCGTGACGTAGGGACGCCTGGCCTGCCCGCCCCCCCGTTGTGGGCAGGCGTTCCGCATGGCGGAACGGGTGGGCACAACGGGTAACCGCCGGGTGCCGATGGAGAGGCGGTGAGGGATACGGAGAGCTCAGGCCACCCAGTGGCGAGGTGCTCCCGCCGTGGAGGGGGCAACGAGACCGCCCCCGCCCAGCGCCGCAGCCAGCCTCAGCACAGCCTCCTCACCCAGCGCCGCAGGCAACGCGTACGGAATCCGCA
Proteins encoded in this region:
- a CDS encoding NTP transferase domain-containing protein, whose translation is MTDPATTDPQNIDPQDMNITGLLLAAGGGRRLGGRPKALLDHQGRPLVEHAVRVLREGGCTRVHVVLGADADVVREKASLPGCVLVDNPDWEEGMGSSLRAGLRSLRGAGASAALVSLVDQPGIGPAAIARVHAAYRSPATLAAAAYDGERGHPVLFGADHWAGIESSAVGDRGARAYLKEHAGEIVLVECGDVARAYDIDTPSDLIHLE
- the aceB gene encoding malate synthase A, with amino-acid sequence MSAPAQSPLAIVDAEPLPRQEEVLTDAALAFVAELHRLFTPRRDELLTRRSERRAEIARTSTLDFLPETAPIRADDSWKVAPAPAALNDRRVEITGPTDRKMTINALNSGAKVWLADFEDASAPTWENVVLGQVNLSDAYARRIDFTDERSGKSYALKDASELATVVMRPRGWHLDERHLQFEGTPVPGALVDFGLYFFHNAKKLIELGKGPYFYLPKTESYLEARLWNDIFVFAQDYVGIPQGTVRATVLIETITAAYQMEEILYELRDHASGLNAGRWDYLFSIVKNFRDGGSKFVLPDRNLVTMTAPFMRAYTELLVRTCHKRGAHAIGGMAAFIPSRKDAEVNKVAFEKVKNDKDREAGDGFDGSWVAHPDLVPIAMASFDAVLGEKPNQKDRLREDVSVAPGDLIAIDSLDAKPTYDGLVNAVQVGIRYIEAWLRGLGAVAIFNLMEDAATAEISRSQIWQWINAGVVFETGQTATAELAREVAAAELDAIRAEIGEEAFAAGKWQQAHDLLLQVSLDADYADFLTLPAYEQLN
- a CDS encoding DUF5955 family protein, whose product is MGQRRVTGSDEDPRVAELRTAVARLRRELAAHPAEFPDRGIAEDELAALAAMAVSGAPEAPRLRRSLLLVAAAIGSVSALSAGLSAVRGAVDLFGEQGRG